The Streptomyces sp. V3I7 genome segment CGGTCCAGCCGTCCGTACAGCGCGCGCATCAACCGGGCCTTGTTCTGCACCCCGTGCAGGGTGCGGGGCCGTTGGCGCAGGCGGCGGTCGGACTCGCCCAGCACGAACGCACGACCTGTCCGACTGGCTCAACGACATCCCTTCTCATAGCCGTCACCATCAACGACCAAGCCCCGCCGTTCAGGACGAACGGCGGGGCTTTTCGTGTCCCCGCGGAGCCGACCGCAGGTACGGTTCTGGTGTCGAAGCAGAACAGGAGACAAGTATGCACTCTCTGCCTCAAGACCACACGGGTACGCGAATCGCCCGGCTGCGCCGCGAGCGACATCTCAGCCAGAAGGCCCTCAGCGAACTCTCTCAAGTTCCGTACAGCACACTGACGAAGGTGGAGCAGGGGCGCATCCCTGCCTCCCCCCACGTGATCGGATCCGTGGCACGGGCCATGCGGGTCGACGTCGCGACGATCCAGGGGCAGCCGTACTTGAACGAGCTGCGTGCGGATCAACTCGACCTGCTGATCACGCCCATTCGGCGCTCCCTGGACGTCTACGACCTCGGCGTCGACCCCGACATCCGAGTACGACGCTCCGAGGAACTGCACCGTGACGCAGAAAACCTATGCGCCAGCGTCCGGGCCGGCGAGATCAAGAGCGCTGCGTCTCGTGTCGCCGGACTCATCGAAGAGGGCACAACGGCCGCACACGCCTCGCAGACCCACGAGGGCTGGCTGACCCTGGCCAGCTTCTACCGCTCGGCGTACGACGTCGCGGCCAAGCTCGGATACCCCGACCTCGCGCAGCTCTCGCTCGCGCGCCTGGATTGGGCGGCCAAGCGCGGGTCCGACGCAGTGCTCGGCGGCATGTACCACTACCTGCGATCCCTGACCTACCTGCGGGACGGCCAGTACCGCACGGGCGGGCGTCTGGTGGAGCTCGGGCTGGCCACCATCGCGCAGGCCGAGAGCTCCCGGGAGCGGCAGGTCGTCACCGGGCAGATTCACCTCGGCGCGGCCGTAATTGCAGGCAGAGCCCACGACGAGGACAACGCGAGGAACCACCTCAGCGAGGCTGAGCGAATCGCAGGCGAGACCGGGGAGGCGGCTCAGGTCCACTGGCTGGCGTTCGGGCCCACCAACGTGGGTGTGCACAGGGTGTCCGTCCTCGCCGAACTCGACCAGTACGGAAAGGCGGTGGAGGCCGCCGACCAGACCAGGATCCCAGCGGACTGGCCCAAGTCCCGTACGAGCCACCACTACGCGGAAGTCGCTCGCGCCCAGTTGTGGACTGGCCGAACAGAGGACGCCTTCAAGAACCTCCTCATGGCACGGAAGGTGGCGCCCCAACAGGCCAAGTACCACCCGACAGTCCGCGAGACCTACGCCGGACTGGAGGCGGCACATCGCCGGCTGCCGGACAGCTTCCTGTCTTACGGAGCATGGCTCGGCCCTGCCGCATAACACCGGGTGAAGCTTTGACCCCAACTATCAACAATTAGTGATAGTTGGGGCCTTGCTGTGTCGGCACCATGACGGAACCTGCGAATTTCGACATGGAGCCGACCATGACGACTCATCCACTGGCGCAGGAGCACGCCTGTCGAAGCGCCGCTCCCGACGCCACACCCTTACATCGCTTGGACCGTCCCGGCCATGGCGCCGTGATGTGCGAGCATTTCACGATCTCACGTCACAAACAGGACACACCGCCGAGTGCACAAGACTCCGCCCAAGTAGGGCACATGCGCCGCATCGCGGCGGCCCGACTGCGCGACTGCGGCCTTGAGGCCCTGATCGACGACGTGCTGATCGTCGTCTCCGAGCTGCTGACGAACGCGATCCTGCACAGCAGCACTACGACGATCGGCCTGCTCATGCGCGTCGACGGCGACATACTGCACATCGCCGTCGACCACGGGGCCCCGGGCGCATCCGAATGCCAGCTCCCCCGCATGGACGCCGAGTCCGGCCGCGGGCTGTTCCTGGTCGACGCGCTGACACAGGCCAACGCAGGCACCTGGGGCATCAGCGCCTGCGGGACCTGGTGCCACTTCAAGCTGCCCTCCGGCGGTGCCCGGTGACCGCTGACATGGAGCGCCTGCTAGCACGGCTGCGGGAGTACGAGCCGTTCGACGGCGCGGCGATCCTCGACGACGTCGAGGCCCTGCTGGACGGTGCCGCCCCTGACGAGGAAGACGTCGAGGAACTGGCGATGCGTCTGCGCGGCCACTCGATGCAACTCGTCCAGATCGCTGTCGCCAACGGCGCCGACCAGACCGGCACCGAAGCGAGCCGGCTGATTCAGATGGCTCGCACCCTGCGCGCCGAGGAGATGCCCGACGACCACGGGCAAGCAGTGGGGCTCCTGCGGCGCATGGCCTGCTCCGTCAACGACCTACACGACCACCTGGGCGCCCACAACTTCCTCAGGCAGACGGCATGAACGACCGCTCCCTTCCCCCCCACTCCCCACCCACCCCCCCACCCACCCTCCCGGACGAGAGAAAGCAGATCTCTGCCGTGCCCACCGCATCCGCGCTGCCGCGCCTGGTCCCCTTCATCACCCAGCGCACGGGCGAAGAGCCCGCACCGGACAACCTCGTGATCCTGCTGCACCCCTCCGGGCCGCGCCTCTACTACGCGGACGAGGACCGCCGCGACCGGGACATGCGAGGCACCCTGATCGCCCGGTGCAGCTTCAACCCCGTCGACGACCACGGCCAGCCGACCGGCAAACCCCAGTGGAAGATGATGCACCCCCACCGGCAGATGATGTGCATGCAGGCACTGCGCTGCCAGGTCTGCCGGAACCCCGCCCGCACCCCTCTCGGATTCATCTTCCTCACCGGCCCCCAGGACCAAGACCCCACCGCGCCCACCGTTCTCACGAACCAGCCGGCCGGTATGCCCCGAGCACGCCCTCGCTGCCTCCAGACTCTGCCCGCACCTGGCGGGGGACCTCATGGTGTTCTTGGCGAAGAGCGCGCCCCTGTACGGCGTGCACGGCACCCTCTACGGCCTCAACGACAACGGCCAGGTCCACGCCCTGGCGCAGCCCGAACACTCCCTGCCCTTCGGACACCCCAACATGCCCACCATGCTCGCCTCCCAACTCATCCGCCGCCTGACCTCCTACCGCATCGTCGACCTGGACGAGCTGCAGCGCGAGCTGACTCTGGCCGTACTGGCCGCATAGCCCCTGCCCGGCCGCCCGGCCGACACACGTCCCGGGCCCTTGGGCAGGTACAACCCTCCCAGCGCGGGGCACACCGACCCGACGTTCCCCCACGGCAGGTCAGCTCCCCGCGCCGGGCCCAGAACCGCCGGTCGCCCAGCACGACGACCAGCGCAGGGCGGCGCGGTAGCCGACGTACGAGGCGGCGATCAGTGTCAGGACGGAGGCGAAGGCCAGCTGGGCGAGGAGTTCGCGCAGGGCCTCGTCGCGGTGGCCGCGTTGCACGGCCGCGACGACGACGCGCGTCTGGCCGTCCGACGTGACGCGCTTGGCGTGCAGCCGCAGGGAGTCGGGCGTGATCGGCACCAGTGAGCCGACATCGCGCCGTACCGCGTGCCCGTACACAGCCGCGTCGACCTCGGCGGGGGTGAGCAGCGGCCGCCGGCGCACCGCCGCACTGGAAACGAGCACACGGACGCGAGCGTCGAGGACCTGGTGGAGGCTGCCGCTGAGACCCGGCGGCCATCACGCTGCTGTCGCGTGGCCGTGACGCCGGCTGGCCGTGGAAGTCGGCTGCCTGACTCGCCTCGGCGCCCTGCCTGACGCACGAAACCTCCGCAGGGCAGCGCCCGACGTCGTTGTCTGGACCCCGAGTTCGGGCACGTCGCGCTACCGGGCGAGCGTAACGGCGAGCGGTACGTCCGGACAGCCGTCCAGCACGGCGGTGAGCGTGGCTTGCTCGGCGGTGTCGATGCTCAGTTTCCAGCGCAGTTTGTCCGCGATCCAGTCTGCGGTGTACTGACATCGGTAACCGACGGCCGGCGGCAGCCAGGTCGACGGGTCCTGGTCGGCCTTCGATCGGTTGCTGGTGGCGGAGACGGCGATGAGCGCGCGGTCGTCTCCGAGGTCGTTGGCGTAGGCCTCCCGCTCCTTCGCGCTCCAGGTGCTGGCTCCGGAGTCCCAAGCCTCGGCGAGCGGCACGAGGTGGTCGATGTCGAGACCGCGCGGCCCGCTGACGTACCGGTCGTCGTACGGGGAGTACCACTCGCCGCCGGTCAGGGTGCAGGTGCCGGTCCGGTCGGGGGCGACCACGGCTTCGGCGAGGAGGACCTCGTTGCGGGTGCTGCAGCCGTCGCGGTCGGCGTCGATCCAGTGCTTGAACTTGGTGCGCTCGTAGCCGGTGCGGTCCTCGGCGCGGACGGGGAGCTGCGCGAGGGCGTCACGGACGGGCGCGGTGACCGTCTCACCGGGGACCTTGCCGGCGGCCGGGGCGCCGTGGGCGGTGGCAGGGATGAGAAGTACGGCAACGGCGGCCACGGCGACGGTGGTGCGGGCGAGGCGCACTCGGGATTCCTTTCGGAGATCACGAACGGGGCGTGATCTTCGTAGCGGCTCCTCGGGCGGCGCGCGCGGAGGCCGACGACGGCTCTACTCGATCGGACGGTAAGCATGATCATCAGCCAGTCACACCGCGCAGCCTAAAATCCCAGGTCTGACAGACATCCCCGACGAACTGATCAAACTGGAACGATCCACCGAAGGAGGCCAGTTGGGGAAGCCCGGGTAGTTCTCCACCTCGGTCGGGCTCATCGGCGCCCGCGGGGCCAGAAGAAGTACCCGAGGGCGAGTGCCGCGATGCCGATCGCGGACACGCTCCCCGTCGCCCATATCGCCGCGTCGCGTGACTGGAAGAACCCGGCCTGCAGGACCTGCACCACGCCGGACATCCCCGCGCCCGCGATCACGGCCAGGAACACCTCCAGCTTCGCCCGCTGCCTACCCTCCCGCCGCTCCTCCTCCCGGGACTCCTGTTCTTCGCGCTGCCTGGCCAGTTTGGCGATGCTCGACCCGAGCTGGTCCTTCGCCACTTCTTCGATCATGGCGTTGAGTTCCGTGGCCCGCTGGTGAAAGGTAGACCCGTCCAGTACCAGCCGCAGGACGTCCGCCACGACTGGCGACGAGACCAGCGACGGCGAGCGGATTAGGGTGATCGTCGACCTGACCGACATTGCGAAGTCGTTGAGACGGGTCCTCTCGGCGTCGAGTTCGCGCGCGAGCGCCCGAAGAGCTTGCGAACTGCCACCTGGGTTGCGCTCCGCCGTGTCGACCCGCGCTCTGAACGCCTCAACGCGCTGGTAGTGGTCGACTAGTTCGAGGGACCAACCCGTGAACAGCCCGTCGAGGGAGGCGACGAACTCCACAACGTGGCCCCGGCCGTTGTGGGCGAATTCCGGCATCCCTGGGGCGATGATCGCCGTGGTGTTGGAGGTCCGCACGATCTGCTCGCCGGTCAGCCCGGTGATGGTGGTAGTCAGGTCGCTGGCGCGCGTGTACCGAGCCCACTCCACAATGGAACCTATCAGGTGAGTGACTGGGTTGGTCAGCAGTTGGGTGCCCATCACTCCCTGGAGGCCCGCGGCGGTGCGCACCTCCTGCCGCGCGTCCCCGGCCGGCCCCAGCGTGGTGGAGGCCGCGTTGACCGCGACGACAACGTGGAACATCCCCGGACTCGCCAAGGCGCGTGAGCCATCCCGGCCCCCGGTGTCGCCCAAGCACTCGCACACGTCCTCGGCGAGGTTCAATGCCAGTTCCGACAACCGCCGCCACCGAGGGGACCGGCCATCCCGGAAGGCGACACGGGCCGCCCCGTACTCCGGCGCGGCTCGCAGCATCGCCGCGTAGAGGTCAGCCGGGCTGGCGTCCACGATCTCCCGGCTGAAGCGGACGTAGTGGTTACCGAGCC includes the following:
- a CDS encoding DUF6415 family natural product biosynthesis protein — translated: MTADMERLLARLREYEPFDGAAILDDVEALLDGAAPDEEDVEELAMRLRGHSMQLVQIAVANGADQTGTEASRLIQMARTLRAEEMPDDHGQAVGLLRRMACSVNDLHDHLGAHNFLRQTA
- a CDS encoding ATP-binding protein; the protein is MCEHFTISRHKQDTPPSAQDSAQVGHMRRIAAARLRDCGLEALIDDVLIVVSELLTNAILHSSTTTIGLLMRVDGDILHIAVDHGAPGASECQLPRMDAESGRGLFLVDALTQANAGTWGISACGTWCHFKLPSGGAR
- a CDS encoding HNH endonuclease family protein, yielding MRLARTTVAVAAVAVLLIPATAHGAPAAGKVPGETVTAPVRDALAQLPVRAEDRTGYERTKFKHWIDADRDGCSTRNEVLLAEAVVAPDRTGTCTLTGGEWYSPYDDRYVSGPRGLDIDHLVPLAEAWDSGASTWSAKEREAYANDLGDDRALIAVSATSNRSKADQDPSTWLPPAVGYRCQYTADWIADKLRWKLSIDTAEQATLTAVLDGCPDVPLAVTLAR
- a CDS encoding helix-turn-helix domain-containing protein, whose translation is MHSLPQDHTGTRIARLRRERHLSQKALSELSQVPYSTLTKVEQGRIPASPHVIGSVARAMRVDVATIQGQPYLNELRADQLDLLITPIRRSLDVYDLGVDPDIRVRRSEELHRDAENLCASVRAGEIKSAASRVAGLIEEGTTAAHASQTHEGWLTLASFYRSAYDVAAKLGYPDLAQLSLARLDWAAKRGSDAVLGGMYHYLRSLTYLRDGQYRTGGRLVELGLATIAQAESSRERQVVTGQIHLGAAVIAGRAHDEDNARNHLSEAERIAGETGEAAQVHWLAFGPTNVGVHRVSVLAELDQYGKAVEAADQTRIPADWPKSRTSHHYAEVARAQLWTGRTEDAFKNLLMARKVAPQQAKYHPTVRETYAGLEAAHRRLPDSFLSYGAWLGPAA